One window from the genome of Bradyrhizobium xenonodulans encodes:
- the dut gene encoding dUTP diphosphatase — protein MSTKVTVELQRLAHAEGLPLPVYQTAEAAGLDLMAAVPDSEPMTLAPGQYALVPTGLAIALPPGHEAQVRPRSGLAAKHGITVLNSPGTIDADYRGEIKVILINHGAAPFVIKRGERIAQMVIAPVVQAALVPVATLSATDRGAGGFGSTGR, from the coding sequence TTGAGCACGAAAGTCACGGTCGAATTGCAACGCCTGGCGCATGCCGAGGGCTTGCCACTGCCGGTCTATCAAACGGCGGAGGCTGCCGGCCTCGACCTGATGGCCGCGGTGCCGGACAGCGAGCCGATGACGCTCGCGCCCGGCCAATATGCGCTTGTGCCGACGGGACTTGCGATCGCGTTACCGCCCGGCCACGAGGCGCAGGTACGCCCGCGCTCGGGGCTAGCCGCCAAGCACGGCATCACCGTGCTGAATTCGCCGGGCACGATCGACGCGGACTACCGCGGCGAGATCAAGGTGATCCTGATCAACCACGGCGCGGCACCGTTCGTGATCAAGCGCGGCGAGCGCATCGCACAGATGGTGATCGCGCCGGTCGTGCAGGCCGCGCTGGTTCCCGTGGCCACATTATCCGCGACCGATCGCGGCGCCGGCGGCTTCGGCTCGACCGGCCGCTAA
- the coaBC gene encoding bifunctional phosphopantothenoylcysteine decarboxylase/phosphopantothenate--cysteine ligase CoaBC → MASLTIRKLDEGIKTYLRLRSAKNRRSVEEEVRVILGELIEGREEPLTPFAVPPAASTVPTPQRTGAVPEASVTLIIGGGIAAYKSLDLIRRLKERRIEVRCVLTKAAQQFITPLAVSALSHERVYTDLFDPQSEFDAGHIRLARECDLIVVAPATADLMAKMANGHADDLASAILLATNRKILLAPAMNPLMWNNAATRRNVTQLQRDGVVLIGPNSGEMAEAGEAGVGRMSEAIEIATAAERLLRPPVPRPLAGKRVLITAGPTHEPIDPVRYIANRSSGKQGFAIAAAAQAAGAEVILVSGPVELSDPQGVTVKHVESARQMLEQVQASLPADIAIFAAAVADWRVANEGEQKLKKTSAGMPPLQLVENPDILATISKLTDQRPPLVIGFAAETEHLIDNAKSKLARKGCDWIVANDVSPATGVMGGDRNTVHLISRKDSEIAVDSWPVMTKEQVAIELVAHVAKSVTDKSVDKSLEPAS, encoded by the coding sequence GTGGCAAGCCTGACCATCCGCAAGCTCGATGAGGGCATCAAGACCTATCTGCGCCTGCGCTCGGCGAAAAACCGCAGATCGGTTGAGGAAGAGGTCCGGGTCATCCTGGGCGAGCTGATCGAGGGCCGCGAGGAGCCGCTGACGCCGTTTGCGGTTCCGCCGGCCGCATCCACCGTCCCCACGCCTCAACGGACCGGTGCCGTTCCCGAGGCCAGCGTCACCCTGATCATCGGCGGCGGGATCGCGGCCTATAAATCGCTCGACCTGATCCGGCGGCTGAAGGAGCGGCGCATCGAGGTCCGCTGCGTGCTGACCAAAGCCGCGCAGCAATTCATCACGCCGCTGGCGGTCAGCGCCCTCTCACACGAGCGCGTCTATACCGACCTGTTCGACCCCCAGAGCGAATTCGATGCCGGCCATATCAGGCTGGCGCGCGAGTGCGATCTGATCGTGGTGGCACCGGCGACCGCCGACCTGATGGCGAAGATGGCGAACGGTCATGCCGACGATCTCGCCAGCGCCATCCTGCTCGCGACCAATCGGAAAATCCTGCTGGCGCCGGCGATGAATCCGCTGATGTGGAACAACGCGGCGACGCGCCGCAACGTCACGCAACTCCAGCGCGACGGCGTGGTGCTGATCGGGCCGAACTCCGGCGAGATGGCCGAGGCGGGCGAAGCCGGTGTCGGCCGCATGTCGGAGGCGATCGAGATCGCCACCGCCGCCGAGCGCCTGCTGCGGCCGCCGGTGCCGCGCCCGCTCGCCGGCAAGCGCGTGCTGATCACGGCGGGGCCGACGCATGAGCCGATCGATCCGGTGCGCTACATCGCCAACCGCTCCTCCGGCAAGCAGGGCTTTGCCATTGCCGCCGCGGCCCAAGCCGCGGGCGCCGAGGTGATTTTGGTCAGCGGTCCGGTCGAGCTCAGCGATCCCCAGGGCGTGACGGTGAAGCACGTGGAATCGGCCCGGCAGATGCTGGAGCAGGTCCAGGCCTCACTTCCCGCCGACATCGCGATCTTCGCCGCCGCGGTTGCCGACTGGCGCGTCGCCAATGAAGGCGAGCAGAAGCTGAAGAAGACCTCGGCCGGCATGCCGCCGCTCCAGCTGGTCGAGAACCCCGACATCCTCGCCACGATCTCGAAGCTGACCGACCAGCGTCCGCCGCTGGTGATCGGCTTCGCCGCCGAGACCGAGCACCTCATCGACAACGCCAAATCGAAACTGGCCCGCAAGGGCTGCGACTGGATCGTTGCCAACGACGTCTCGCCCGCGACGGGCGTGATGGGCGGCGACCGCAACACTGTGCATCTGATAAGTCGCAAGGATAGTGAGATCGCAGTTGATTCCTGGCCGGTGATGACCAAGGAACAGGTCGCCATCGAGCTGGTCGCGCATGTCGCAAAGAGCGTGACCGACAAATCCGTCGACAAATCCTTGGAGCCGGCATCTTGA
- the tsaE gene encoding tRNA (adenosine(37)-N6)-threonylcarbamoyltransferase complex ATPase subunit type 1 TsaE, protein MIEPTTFSVALHNETATAQLMADLALLVGPGDVITLTGDLGAGKTAAARSLIRYLADDEALEVPSPTFTLVQGYELPPFPVMHADLYRVEDENELEEIGLSPLPDATLVLIEWPERAPSAMPQDRIDIALTHRPALGSNARAADITGHGKAAAIVARLKVLREFLDASGYMDATRKRMAGDASTRSYARLLRGDEIVILMNSPQRPDGAALYNGKSYSAAVHLAENVRPFVAIDEGLRAQGISAPAIHHYDLDHGFLISEDFGSEGVIEGDPPRPILERYEAATDVLTVLHGKALPETLPLDGQSYAIPAFDTEALLIEIGLMPEWYLPDRNAPLSAEKRDEFFAMWRELLKKPLAAPKTWTIRDYHSPNLIWLADRTGIERVGVIDFQDTVLGPKSYDVVSLLQDARIDVPETIELTLLSRYIKARRTDDASFDAAGFAELYAIMSAQRNTRLLGTFARLNRRDGKPHYLRHQPRIWTYLQRSLAHPALGALRDWYLANVPPPRS, encoded by the coding sequence ATGATTGAGCCCACCACATTCTCCGTCGCACTTCACAACGAGACGGCGACTGCGCAATTGATGGCCGATCTCGCGCTGCTGGTCGGCCCCGGCGACGTCATCACGCTCACCGGCGATCTCGGCGCCGGCAAGACCGCGGCCGCACGCAGCCTGATCCGTTACCTCGCCGACGACGAGGCGCTGGAAGTACCGAGCCCGACCTTCACGCTGGTGCAGGGCTACGAGCTGCCGCCCTTCCCCGTGATGCACGCCGATCTCTACCGCGTCGAGGACGAGAACGAGCTCGAGGAGATCGGGCTGTCACCGCTTCCCGATGCCACGCTCGTCCTGATCGAATGGCCGGAGCGTGCGCCGTCGGCGATGCCGCAGGACCGCATCGATATCGCGCTGACCCACCGGCCGGCGCTGGGCTCGAATGCGCGCGCCGCCGACATCACCGGTCACGGCAAGGCCGCCGCCATCGTTGCGCGGCTGAAGGTGCTGCGCGAGTTTCTCGACGCATCGGGCTACATGGATGCAACGCGCAAGCGCATGGCCGGCGATGCTTCGACGCGCTCCTATGCGCGGCTGCTGCGCGGCGACGAGATCGTCATCCTCATGAACTCTCCGCAGCGGCCCGACGGCGCGGCTCTCTACAACGGAAAATCCTACAGCGCCGCGGTGCATCTGGCTGAAAACGTCAGGCCGTTCGTCGCCATCGACGAAGGCCTGCGCGCGCAAGGCATCTCGGCGCCCGCGATCCACCATTACGATCTCGACCACGGCTTCCTGATCAGCGAAGATTTTGGCAGCGAAGGCGTGATCGAGGGCGATCCGCCGCGGCCGATCCTCGAGCGCTACGAGGCCGCGACCGACGTGCTGACCGTGCTGCATGGCAAGGCGCTGCCGGAAACGCTGCCGCTGGACGGGCAGAGCTACGCCATTCCCGCCTTCGACACCGAGGCGCTCCTGATCGAAATCGGACTGATGCCGGAATGGTATCTGCCCGATCGCAACGCGCCGCTCAGCGCGGAGAAGCGCGACGAGTTCTTCGCGATGTGGCGCGAGCTGCTGAAGAAACCGCTGGCCGCGCCGAAGACCTGGACCATCCGCGACTATCACTCGCCCAATCTGATCTGGCTCGCTGACCGCACCGGCATCGAACGCGTCGGCGTGATCGACTTCCAGGACACGGTGCTCGGCCCGAAGTCTTACGACGTCGTCTCGCTGCTTCAGGACGCGCGCATCGACGTGCCCGAGACTATCGAGCTGACGCTGCTGTCACGCTACATCAAGGCCCGCCGCACCGATGATGCGAGCTTCGATGCGGCCGGTTTCGCCGAGCTCTACGCCATCATGTCGGCGCAGCGGAACACGCGCCTGCTCGGCACCTTCGCCCGCCTCAACCGCCGCGACGGCAAGCCGCACTACCTTCGCCATCAGCCCCGGATCTGGACCTATCTCCAGCGCTCGCTGGCACATCCCGCGCTTGGCGCCTTGCGCGACTGGTATCTCGCCAACGTCCCGCCGCCCCGAAGCTGA
- the ubiE gene encoding bifunctional demethylmenaquinone methyltransferase/2-methoxy-6-polyprenyl-1,4-benzoquinol methylase UbiE, whose translation MDRPGETTHFGFRDVPLGDKQTLVNDVFHSVASRYDLMNDLMSGGLHRGWKDIMINALNPPRGDRPFALLDVAGGTGDISFRAAKAAGPAFHAIVCDINSGMLEVGRERAAKRHLDTQVDFVEGNAEALAFADRSFDAYTIAFGIRNVPEIDKALREAYRVLKPGSRFLCLEFSTVEMPGLDRLYDLFSFKVIPPLGRMVTGDAESYQYLVESIRKFPKPAAFADMIREAGFSRVSWQTLSGGIVALHSGWRL comes from the coding sequence ATGGATCGGCCGGGCGAAACCACGCATTTTGGCTTCAGGGACGTCCCCCTGGGGGACAAGCAGACGCTGGTGAACGATGTGTTTCACAGCGTGGCGTCGCGCTATGACTTGATGAACGATTTGATGTCCGGTGGCCTGCACCGGGGCTGGAAGGACATCATGATCAACGCCCTGAACCCGCCCAGGGGCGACCGGCCATTCGCGTTGCTCGACGTTGCCGGCGGCACCGGCGACATCTCGTTCCGCGCCGCCAAGGCAGCAGGCCCAGCCTTCCACGCCATCGTCTGCGACATCAATTCCGGGATGCTCGAGGTCGGCCGTGAGCGTGCCGCCAAGCGCCATCTCGACACCCAGGTCGATTTCGTCGAAGGCAACGCCGAAGCGCTCGCCTTCGCCGACCGCAGCTTCGATGCATATACGATCGCGTTCGGCATCCGCAACGTGCCTGAGATCGACAAGGCGCTGCGCGAGGCCTATCGCGTGCTGAAGCCCGGCAGCCGTTTCCTTTGCTTGGAATTCTCCACCGTCGAGATGCCCGGGCTCGATCGCCTCTATGACCTGTTCTCGTTCAAGGTGATCCCGCCGCTCGGCCGCATGGTGACGGGCGACGCCGAGTCCTATCAGTATCTCGTCGAGTCGATCCGCAAGTTTCCGAAGCCTGCCGCCTTCGCCGACATGATCCGCGAGGCCGGCTTTTCCCGCGTCAGCTGGCAGACATTGTCCGGCGGCATCGTCGCACTGCATTCGGGCTGGCGTTTGTGA
- a CDS encoding nucleotidyltransferase family protein, protein MSVKPTKAMVLAAGFGLRMRPLTDKMPKPMVPVAGQPLLDHVLDKLGHAGVTEAVVNVHYLPDQIIDHTASRQSPHVTISDERDQVLGTGGGVVKALPLLGDAPFFHVNSDTLWIDGVRSNLARLAENFDPERMDILLLMAPTATSIGYSGRGDYGMLPDGALRKRKEKEVVPFVYAGAAILSPAIFADAPKGEFSLTKMFDRANEQERLFGLRLDGVWMHVGTPDAVHAAEEAFLESVA, encoded by the coding sequence ATGTCCGTCAAGCCGACTAAAGCCATGGTGCTCGCCGCAGGGTTCGGCCTGCGCATGCGCCCGTTGACGGACAAGATGCCGAAACCGATGGTGCCGGTGGCGGGACAGCCGCTGCTCGACCACGTGCTCGACAAGCTCGGCCACGCCGGCGTGACCGAGGCGGTGGTCAACGTGCACTACCTGCCCGACCAGATCATCGATCACACCGCATCGCGGCAGTCGCCGCACGTGACCATCTCGGACGAGCGCGACCAGGTGCTCGGCACCGGCGGCGGCGTGGTCAAGGCGCTGCCGTTGCTCGGTGACGCGCCGTTCTTCCACGTCAATTCCGACACGCTGTGGATCGACGGCGTCCGCTCCAACCTGGCGCGGCTTGCCGAAAACTTCGACCCCGAGCGGATGGACATCCTGCTCCTGATGGCACCGACGGCGACCAGCATCGGCTATAGCGGCCGCGGCGATTACGGCATGCTGCCCGACGGCGCGCTGCGCAAGCGCAAGGAGAAAGAGGTCGTTCCGTTCGTCTATGCCGGCGCGGCGATCCTGTCGCCGGCGATCTTCGCCGATGCACCCAAGGGCGAGTTCTCGCTCACAAAGATGTTCGACCGCGCCAACGAGCAGGAGCGGCTGTTCGGCCTCCGCCTCGACGGCGTCTGGATGCATGTCGGCACGCCCGATGCCGTGCATGCCGCGGAAGAGGCGTTTCTGGAGAGCGTGGCGTAA
- the ubiB gene encoding 2-polyprenylphenol 6-hydroxylase translates to MISAFTHIARLIRAAFVFAREGVFGSVDPSLVPPPGQLALKLARIVERRGVKQGPRISRALTRMGPAYLKLGQFLATRPDVVGFIMARDLESLQDRLPPFPQEEAEATIATSLERPLKDVFVTFGPPVAAASIAQVHRGEVERSGIRRAVAVKVLRPNVASRFRRDLSDFFFVAHKAEAYSSEARRLRLIEVINTMSRSVAMEMDLRLEAAALSEMAENTRDDPDFRVPAVDWDRTTHNVLTMEWIDGIALNDHKRLAESQVDLPDLGRKVIQSFLRHALRDGFFHADMHPGNLFLDDAGRLVAVDFGIMGRLGMKERRFLAEILLGFITRDYRRVAEVHFEAGYVPAHHSVENFAQAIRAIGEPIHNRTAEEISMARLLTLLLEVTGLFDMTTRPELILLQKTMVVVEGVARGFDPKLDIWKVADPVVREWIERNLGPIGRVQGALAGGGDLARVLMRLPDIAQRSVLVLEQLETMTREGIRLSPESIAAMGRSEGRKNRWRTVALWIIAATFIGILIAVRNL, encoded by the coding sequence GTGATCTCTGCCTTTACCCACATTGCGCGCCTGATCCGCGCCGCGTTCGTCTTTGCGCGCGAAGGCGTGTTCGGCTCGGTCGATCCAAGCCTGGTGCCGCCGCCGGGGCAACTGGCGTTGAAGCTTGCGCGCATCGTCGAACGCCGCGGTGTCAAGCAGGGACCGCGAATCTCGCGCGCGCTGACGCGGATGGGCCCGGCCTATCTCAAGCTCGGCCAGTTTCTGGCAACGCGCCCCGACGTGGTCGGCTTCATCATGGCGCGCGATCTCGAAAGCCTTCAGGATCGGCTGCCGCCGTTCCCGCAGGAAGAAGCCGAGGCGACGATCGCGACCTCGCTGGAGCGGCCGCTGAAGGACGTCTTCGTCACCTTCGGCCCGCCGGTCGCGGCCGCCTCGATCGCGCAGGTGCATCGCGGTGAGGTCGAGCGCAGCGGCATCCGAAGAGCCGTCGCCGTCAAGGTGCTCAGGCCGAACGTGGCGTCACGGTTCCGCCGCGACCTCTCCGATTTCTTCTTCGTCGCGCACAAGGCCGAGGCCTATTCGTCCGAGGCGCGGCGCCTGCGCCTGATAGAAGTCATCAACACCATGTCGCGCTCGGTCGCGATGGAGATGGATCTGCGGCTGGAAGCCGCCGCGCTCTCGGAGATGGCCGAGAACACGCGCGACGATCCTGATTTTCGCGTGCCTGCCGTCGACTGGGACCGCACCACGCACAACGTGCTGACGATGGAGTGGATCGACGGTATCGCGCTGAACGATCACAAGCGCCTGGCAGAGTCGCAGGTCGACCTGCCCGATCTCGGCCGCAAGGTGATCCAGAGCTTCTTGCGTCACGCGCTACGCGACGGCTTCTTCCACGCCGACATGCATCCGGGCAATCTTTTCCTCGATGACGCCGGCCGCCTCGTCGCGGTCGATTTCGGCATCATGGGCCGGCTCGGGATGAAGGAGCGGCGCTTTCTCGCCGAAATCCTGCTCGGCTTCATCACCCGCGATTATCGACGCGTGGCGGAAGTGCATTTCGAAGCGGGCTATGTGCCCGCGCATCACTCGGTCGAGAATTTCGCGCAAGCCATCCGCGCCATCGGCGAGCCGATTCACAACCGGACCGCCGAAGAAATCTCGATGGCGCGGCTGCTGACGCTGCTGCTCGAGGTCACTGGCCTGTTCGACATGACGACGCGGCCCGAGCTGATCCTGCTGCAGAAGACGATGGTGGTGGTCGAGGGCGTGGCGCGCGGCTTCGATCCCAAGCTCGACATCTGGAAGGTCGCCGACCCCGTGGTGCGCGAATGGATCGAGCGCAATCTCGGACCGATCGGACGGGTGCAGGGCGCACTGGCCGGCGGCGGCGATCTTGCCCGCGTGCTGATGCGCCTGCCCGACATCGCACAGCGCTCCGTCCTGGTGCTCGAACAGCTCGAGACCATGACGCGGGAGGGCATCCGGCTGTCGCCGGAGAGCATCGCCGCGATGGGCCGCAGCGAAGGCCGCAAGAACCGCTGGCGCACCGTCGCGCTCTGGATCATCGCCGCCACCTTCATCGGAATCCTGATCGCCGTCCGGAATCTTTGA
- a CDS encoding sensor histidine kinase yields the protein MSGVIVSMRRTLLSCTSLVRNGLLGGALAALLPAAPAEAADLVDTLSIMLDFNRQELAVLATALALLGFSVMAAILLMRTRVRTAKNEAQLRARIGELQLQSDRFGALLFAEPQILISWPAGDNRAQISGDISLVLPRDSSPQRVLAFGTWLPPEPALQMDHAVDALRDRGDGFQLTLTTAHGHTLEAIGRAIGGQAIVRIRELSGLRRDLAETNLRYKALSDETEMLRGFAAAAPWPIWAKGENGALTYANPAYVRATEASSVIDAQERKLELLDSADRSAMERGLKDAASFTSRLPIVIGGERRIYDVRAVNVDSGSVGVAIDASEADGLSSALVRMAEAHRRTLDQLSSGVAVFDGQRRLAFYNDSYRRLWDLDRSFLDANPDDSSVLDKLRAARKLPEQPDFRAWKAKLHEAYRAVETAKDTWYLPDGRALSVVTTPNPEGGVTYLFDDVTESLDLARRFDGMIRVQRETLDSLAEGVAVFGSNGKAQLFNPAFVRMWKLSSDAMRDEPHIQTVEGWCHQLFDDAVVWRQIRDAVTSIESRADVPLKLERKDGSVLDGMIRPLHDGATMLTFQDITDTENVERALRERNEALETADQMKVDFVHHVSYELRSPLTTIIGFAHFLSDPSTGPLTPKQAEYLDYVTKSTNALLALTNNILDLATIDAGAMKLELGPVDVSKTIELAAEGIQDRLATDRIRLKVEIAPDIGSFVGDEKRVVQVLYNLLANAVGFSPQDSTVGISARRTEHSVVFTVTDSGPGIPADMKDKVFNWFESRSQGSRHRGAGLGLSLVRSFVELHGGKVRVDSIVGRGTVVICDFPTDQAAHRDAAE from the coding sequence ATGTCAGGCGTGATCGTGTCGATGCGTCGGACGCTGCTGTCGTGCACATCGCTCGTGCGCAACGGCTTGTTGGGAGGCGCTCTCGCAGCGCTGCTGCCGGCTGCGCCGGCTGAGGCCGCCGACCTCGTCGACACACTCTCGATAATGCTGGACTTCAACCGGCAGGAACTCGCGGTGCTCGCCACCGCGCTGGCGCTGCTGGGTTTCTCGGTGATGGCCGCGATCCTGCTGATGCGCACGCGCGTGCGCACGGCAAAGAACGAGGCGCAGCTGCGCGCGCGAATCGGGGAACTCCAGCTCCAATCCGATCGCTTCGGCGCGCTGCTGTTCGCCGAGCCGCAGATCCTGATCTCCTGGCCGGCCGGCGACAACCGCGCGCAGATTTCCGGCGACATCTCGCTGGTGCTGCCGCGCGATTCCTCTCCGCAGCGTGTGCTCGCCTTTGGAACCTGGCTGCCGCCGGAACCCGCGCTCCAGATGGACCATGCGGTCGACGCGCTGCGTGATCGCGGCGACGGCTTCCAGCTGACGCTGACCACCGCGCACGGCCACACGCTGGAGGCCATCGGCCGCGCCATCGGCGGCCAGGCCATTGTCAGGATTCGCGAACTCTCGGGACTTCGGCGCGATCTGGCCGAAACCAATCTGCGCTACAAGGCACTCTCCGACGAGACCGAGATGCTGCGCGGCTTTGCCGCCGCCGCACCCTGGCCGATCTGGGCCAAGGGCGAGAACGGCGCGCTGACCTATGCCAATCCGGCCTATGTGCGGGCGACCGAGGCGAGCAGCGTCATCGATGCCCAGGAACGCAAACTCGAGCTGCTCGACAGTGCCGACCGTTCCGCGATGGAGCGCGGCCTGAAGGACGCCGCCAGCTTCACCTCACGGCTGCCGATCGTGATCGGCGGCGAGCGGCGCATCTATGACGTGCGGGCCGTCAATGTCGACAGCGGCAGCGTCGGTGTCGCCATCGACGCCAGTGAAGCCGATGGGCTGAGCTCGGCGCTGGTGCGGATGGCAGAGGCGCATCGCCGCACGCTCGACCAGCTCTCCTCCGGCGTTGCCGTGTTCGACGGCCAGCGCCGGCTCGCCTTCTACAATGATTCCTACCGGCGGCTGTGGGACCTCGACCGCAGCTTCCTCGACGCCAACCCCGATGATTCCAGCGTGCTCGACAAGCTCCGCGCCGCGCGCAAGCTGCCGGAACAGCCGGATTTCCGGGCTTGGAAAGCCAAGCTGCACGAGGCCTATCGCGCCGTCGAAACCGCCAAGGACACCTGGTACCTGCCCGACGGCCGCGCGCTCTCCGTCGTCACCACGCCGAATCCGGAAGGCGGCGTCACCTATCTGTTCGACGACGTCACCGAGAGCCTCGACCTCGCCCGCCGCTTCGACGGCATGATCCGGGTCCAGCGCGAGACGCTGGACAGCCTCGCCGAGGGCGTCGCGGTGTTCGGCAGCAACGGCAAGGCGCAGTTGTTCAACCCGGCCTTCGTGCGGATGTGGAAGCTGTCCAGCGACGCCATGCGCGACGAGCCGCATATCCAGACCGTCGAAGGCTGGTGCCATCAGCTCTTCGACGACGCGGTCGTCTGGCGCCAGATCCGCGACGCCGTCACCTCGATCGAGAGCCGCGCCGACGTGCCGCTGAAGCTGGAGCGCAAGGACGGCAGCGTGCTCGACGGCATGATCCGCCCGCTGCATGACGGCGCCACCATGCTGACGTTCCAGGACATCACCGACACCGAGAATGTCGAGCGGGCGCTGCGCGAGCGCAACGAGGCGCTGGAGACCGCCGACCAGATGAAGGTGGATTTCGTCCACCACGTCTCCTACGAGCTGCGCTCGCCGCTCACCACCATCATCGGCTTCGCGCATTTCCTCAGCGATCCCTCGACTGGGCCGCTGACGCCGAAACAGGCCGAATATCTCGACTACGTCACCAAATCCACCAACGCGCTGCTGGCGCTCACCAACAACATCCTGGATCTCGCCACCATCGACGCCGGCGCGATGAAGCTGGAACTCGGGCCTGTCGACGTCAGCAAGACCATCGAGCTCGCCGCCGAAGGCATCCAAGACCGGCTCGCCACCGACCGCATCCGCCTCAAGGTCGAGATCGCGCCCGATATCGGCAGCTTCGTCGGCGACGAGAAGCGCGTGGTGCAGGTGCTCTATAACCTTCTCGCCAATGCCGTCGGGTTTTCTCCACAGGATTCCACCGTCGGCATCAGCGCGCGCCGCACCGAGCACAGTGTGGTCTTCACCGTGACAGATTCCGGGCCTGGAATACCTGCCGACATGAAGGACAAGGTGTTCAACTGGTTCGAAAGCCGCTCACAGGGGTCGCGTCACCGCGGCGCCGGGCTGGGCCTGTCGCTGGTGCGCTCCTTCGTCGAGCTGCATGGCGGCAAGGTGCGGGTGGATTCGATCGTCGGCCGCGGCACGGTCGTGATCTGCGACTTCCCGACCGACCAGGCGGCGCATCGCGACGCCGCCGAATGA
- a CDS encoding PilZ domain-containing protein, giving the protein MAAKTDQRGNSRVIFERGIPAQMMGIDGTWRRDCTMEDVSESGAKLTIDGSVEGLHLKEFFLLLSSTGLAYRRCELAWVNGDQIGVNFLKLGDKKKKVRSTSVGA; this is encoded by the coding sequence ATGGCGGCGAAGACGGACCAGCGCGGCAATAGCCGGGTTATTTTCGAGCGCGGGATACCGGCCCAGATGATGGGGATCGACGGCACCTGGCGGCGCGACTGCACCATGGAGGACGTCTCCGAAAGCGGCGCCAAGCTGACCATCGATGGTTCGGTCGAAGGCCTGCATCTGAAGGAATTTTTTCTCCTGCTGTCGTCGACAGGACTTGCGTACCGGCGCTGCGAACTGGCCTGGGTCAACGGCGACCAGATCGGCGTCAATTTCCTCAAGCTCGGCGACAAGAAGAAAAAGGTGCGTTCCACATCCGTTGGAGCGTGA